aaaattaaacatctaaTAAATTTCCCTAAATTAGTATGACTTAAGAATAACTGTTAATGCACACACacgtttagtttttttttttttgacatcacaCACACGTTTAGTTATGAGTCTCGTTCCCTGATTTTTCATACATTAAGAGGATCATGAAAATTTCAACTATTATCCTtatgattaatatatactaatagTTTAGTTCCTTAAACAATACAATGTTAAACAATAggattaaaaatttaaactcttcagatatttatattgtaaataaatacgTATTTGTGTGGAACAAAGTGAAATGTACaacatttattatgaaatagaaGTAGTATGTACTATTCTCgaagtttaaaataaatgttggtttacaatttacttttttgttttaaatcatatatatagtattgttttgtgttttgaaaaaaagaacGTGATTTGAGAAATCCATGCAAAATTGCGTCTTCAATCCATAATTTCTCCAtttgaaatacaaaaataatctCTTGCATTACCATTactttttggtttgttttatgttttaaatagatctttaaagtaatatattattttcatcttTATGATTTAGTTTATTAACTAACTAAAAAAAGGGTTTCctaacattaaaataaatatgataatactatatacttttattttaccTATAAAAATTAAACGGAATGAGAATCGTCTAGACAAAGTATTATTCTTTGTGTTTGTATTTGATGTGGTGCTAACTGaaatcacaaaaaaaagtagagaaaatgatttatatatgaaCTACGGATATGGTTCTAAAATTTCGTGTGGCCACTAGCAGCCAGAAATCAATACTTCATAGTAGCAACATTTGGTTGAAACgaccacacggatatgagttattaTTTTCGACTCATTTAAATGCCTAAGAAATGATCTATCCatgggctgtacctccacccgggaGTTAgacttgtgtcatcattgacctgGATTTAACCTCTTTCTCTCCTCACTGTCAACACATCTTCCTCactctcatcttcatcttctttagcaaaaaaaaaacatttggctgaaaaaaaaaacgtttggCTATTATtagtctcttttttttatcttttcccCCTTTATGTGTATTACACGTCCATTTGTTGATTAATGTTGAAGGATGAAGGAAAGTGGGAGGGTACTTTTTGGAAGACAAGGAAGGAACatacaattattttcttttctttcttttttgttgtgaatttcagaatatatatttgtttcttgAAGGGAAACAAAGTATAGTTTAAAGATTTAGAAAatctattttcttttcaaaatatcaattataatattttatatccatATTACCACTAACATATTACactaaaaatgcaaaaaaaaaagcagcgTTACATCTTCATTGTTATCCAATTCATCTTTCTTCATTTTTACACTAACCCTCTTTCAGTATCTTTTATTTCTTGTCTAATTACAACTCATAAAATAAGTGTTGCACTACTTAGACAGTTTCGACACTAGTACGAATATCTTACAGTCAAAAACAAAGCTCTCGTCATTTCATAAAATCACCAACTCTCGTAATTGGTATACAAGTTCTTTAGTAAATACAGTGTCTAATCGGGTAATATGAAATCTTTAACAAACTTGTCTAATCTCTCCTTGAATCAAATACAGTGTCTAATCTCTCCTTGAATAAATTCTAACGAGTAGATTTTGTTTAGACCCAAGTAGACCCAACACTATTTTTGAACTCGGGGTAACTCAAAACCAATAATCACAAGTCACAACTGTTAGAATACAAAAGTAGAAAATCCgataatatatacttttataacTGGATTTTATACTCAGAGTGGATTCATTGAACTTCTACTTCTAAGCATATATGTAAAAGCATATCAATCtaattttcatttcttattgCATTAGTCTGGAATTTAACTCATTTTTCTCTTCAAGTTTTGTCTTGTACCTGGAGTAATTAATTCACGCCGTCATGCCCGATTTGAtatcaatttaaataataaatatatattatctcaGTCTATGAGATATTAAGATGTAACTGTGTTGATGACAGATCCGATGAACTGGCCAACATTCGCgtcggaattttttttttttttcagaatctACAAAAGACTTTGAAGTTATGAGTCTTACTCATATTTTTGGACCAGAAATATTCTAGTAGACTTATTAGTGAAGGAAACGAAGAACATAAATCACATTTTTTATATAGATCAGATCGAAGATGTTTTCTGGAGAATATGTTCGTCTGACTACAGCTTGGTCTAGTTAAATGAATAGCTGGCAAAAGAAAATGTAATTGTGTTGTGCAAATTGGTTTGAAGTTTGAAGTAGTCCACCTAAAGAGCAATAATTGCAGTGCTCGTAACTTTGACCTATTTTGTCCTATTATTGTGCTTGATTGTATTTTCTTTGTCATGTTTAAATAGGCTATAGACTTATACAAGTTTTCgacaaaaagatatatttcaaaatgtataatagtatatttaagcaaatattattatttggtttTAAAGCATTTTCTAATAGTGTCTGGgtttatttttactttctaATCTAAATGTATATATCCTAATTTTTGTCTTTAGAACATCTCCAATCCATAACACTATTTTAGTGTTAAAACCACACTATTTTAATGTACTTTTAacactaaaaattaattattctccagccacaacaccaaattttacactaaaaattatttttataatattatatatatttatcttttttatttaattaaatgttttattaataaataagtGAATATATTTTAGTAGAGTGAATAGTATCACACCAAATTTAGTGTAAAATTATAGTGTTCCACCAAAATGATGTGATTTTAGTGTTCCACCAAAATGATGTGATTTTGGAGTTTGGTTGGAGATAGTTTTGGTGTAAAAACTACACTAAAATGGTGTTTTTGAATTCCATTGGAGATGGCCTTAAgtatgttataaaatattaacctTTGATAGATGTAACCTGCAGTGTACAAGATCATTGGATAAGCCAGGACCTTGTTATCCTTGGCATTTACAATTATTCTCCGAAAATTGAACAAAAACCAGCAACTGCAACATTTCTTCActctaggtttttttttttgaactttgcAGTCTAGGTTTTTGCAAGGAGGTTTGTCTTTGTGATAACCGTACGTACTAAGTAAAATATTTCAACCTAACGTACTATATATTTAGAACTAAGTATTGAACCCCAAGTCTTATTTTATCTACAGCTTTTTAGCTCATCGTTGACTTTCGAACTGATGATATATACTTTTTGAGTGTGTATTGAAGACTTTCGCTACAGCCAACGTTTGATCCTTTAACTTCTACCGTTTCTAATGAAAGTGCTTAGAAATTAGAATCCCGTTGACGTATATCCAAAAAAATACCTTTCATGTTAACAATTTCCGTTACTTGAACAACGAATCCGAATccgaatatatgtatatatattcagAGTTTTCTCATTTTGCTAATAATTTCAagagtttttttaataaattcggCGATCAAAATTAACCGACTAATCCTACAAAACTGCATATTCTTATTATTTAAGGCTGTTCGAGTGACCAGCGGAGATCGACCAGGATTCTAAAATAGTAGAATTAGGATGAATAGTAAagttaacaaatatttaatagcTGATGGTTGCTCTTATATCTTTGGGCATTCTCTGCCTCTCTCCAAAACTTTTTGGACGATCTATATATTTGTGGAAAGAAATATGCCAACTGTGGTTCAGAAAAAAACTTATGCCAACTTTAACTAGTGTCGCTCTTGCATCTTTCATATTTGTACAGCTTTATAGATCAAAGTATTTTAAGTGAAGCTTATTTTAAGTGAAGCTTTACAAAAAACTGTAATGCTTTTTGCGATGAACAAAATCAACATGATTCTTTTTAAACTCCGCGATTTctaacttaaaatcaattgaaaatGAATAAATTACATCGTGTCACATATATATGTAAAGACCATGCTGTGAATTAAAGATCCACATATTTACTTTTCAGATAACAATAGAAAAAGTATGATAAGGAaacttttgaaaacatataagTTAATAAATAATTGATCTACACTAGCACAAACATATTGGCTGTTAATCGTTGATACGTACACATTATAAAAACCGTTGCCAGTAGTCAGTAGATATTAGATAACATCGATGCATAAAATTAATGAGAAGTGGTAGAGAGAGTATATGCAATATATTGTAGATTTATAAAGAAAGCCTAAAtcaaaggaattgacggaacaTGCCTAATTGTATGGCATAGCGTATTTGAATGAAATTTGTTTAAGAGAAAATTATCATCTACTCCAACATTTCCCACGCATCTTCTTCTGTTCACATCTGTTTCCTCGTTACCATAAGACTTATTCATTAACCTAATCCATAGCTTccatgttatttatattttcttgacTGAATTAAGTTGATGCATGTTATTTTATGCTGTAATTTTTCATCATAAATTGTTAACTAGTCAATTGatcaatttataatttatacacgTAACGATCTCTCATATGCACTTGGATCTGCATCACCAAGATGATAAATTTTATCATATAGTATATCCGAGAGATTTAACATCCTTCTCTCTCTTAATCTTGATTGCAATAAGTCAAACTTGAGATTACTTTAATTACAATGTGGAGTCCAAGTAACTATCGCACATAAAGAGGTCTCCTAATTAATTGATGAGCATATTATGCATATGAAATTTGAAGAGTTGTGTAATTCATAGCAGTGCTATCGCTcccaaatgttaaaaataactTGTAAGTGAATTAATGGAAGTAAACGAATTGTTAAACAAATTCCATAGCCGAATAATCTGTTTACTgaagcttatatatatatatatgcatgtgaGTTTATAAAGGGATCAACCCGTTCCTAAATAAAATCTAAGAACCAATAATAGCATCAGTTGAGTTTAATAAAGGACAAGTGAGTATATCTTTTGGCAGACATATGCAAATCTTGTGAATATCGTTGGATTAATAATTATTCAACGGATCATAAAGAAAGAGCTTGATTGGTGGACTAAACAACATATAAACAAATGTGATTATagtaaaataacatataaaatattaggaAAGCCTGCACAGGTAATATTGACCAACAATAGCTTCATTCTAACTAGACAAGCCCATGTGTGTTGTAGGACCGCCCAAATATATTTTCCAATAAAATTTTCGTCATGTcctaatttattatataaccATTTCCTCTTCCTTCTCCTCATACCACTGAACCAACCTTCAAGAACAGAGAAGAAGCGATTTccatcaataaataaataaaaagtctctcttcatttttttcattgaaCTCATCATTGCAACACAAACATAAGCTTTGTTTGTGTCTGCTTTcagacaaaaagaaagaatgataCCAAGTTACGACCCAAATGATACAGAAGCTGGTCTCAAGCTTCTAGAGGATATAACCACAAATGCTGACGCAATTCAAGAACAAGTTCTCCACCAAATACTCTCTCAAAACTCTGGAACTCAATATCTCCAAGCATTTCTTGATGGAGAATCCGACAAGAATCAACAAAGTTTCAAGAACAAAGTCCCTGTGGTAAATTACGACGACATAAAGCCTTTCATTCAACGAATCGCAGATGGAGAATCCTCTGATATCGTCTCCTCTCAACCCATTACAGAGCTCCTCACTAggtaaatattgttaatatatatatagctgatttgtttacaaaaaaaaatatatatatagctgaTTAAAATTCGACcatatattacaaaaaatattttccttacGTTTTAGTATATTTTGGGGTCTATATTGGGTGCAGCTCGGGGACTTCTGCAGGAAAGCCGAAGTTGATGCCTTCCACAGCTGAGGAACTTGAAAGGAAGACATTTTTCTACAGCATGCTTGTGCCTGTCATGAACAAGTAATAAATGtgttactattattttatatttttggcgTGAAAAGGAATAACTGAGTATTTATACgttaatttacataatttttttaaaaatacatcatACAAAGGTAAATAACTTTTATGATAtcgtatattttttaaacagtATTGTAATCTGGCTAATGTATCGTAAATAATCAACCTTTTTCAATAATCCGtggaaaataatataaactagattttgacccgcccttaaaaagggcgggtatattttttgttgaaaaaattatttatgtaataaaaactatgatttttgataaattatatattttaaaattttatgacttatttttgttattttaaatatgactaaatatTTGAAGACTCTAGATAATTCTAATcagtaatatgattttatttattgaacccgaagttcaacttattttacactgattttttttaatttaaataaaatattttatatcttccaccctctctgtattgaaaaatttatttgtgcatttcaaaatattttctttaatttcattaaatttagtttatgtgatttagtttttattttcaatgaaactattttttaaaagttgagataattcagacccgtattatgattttgttgatttaatcatttgttatttcaacttgattttattttgaggtttcatttattaaatgctttcaaataattaataacgtgAAAGATTTTCTAGAAAAATATGgcgtaaatatttaagaaacaaaaaattttaaaatggtaagaactgaattattaaatactatttaatataattgcaaaataatgactttttatTGGTTGCAAATACTGACGGAAAAAGTACATACAATATTTGTAATGAATTGGAAAAGTTAAGACCATATTCATAAGAAGTattatgctttaatagtatagatgctcatgcctaactgattttataaattgataaaaagactgtttattttgtaaaataattatactaaatgaaaaattaagtgacaataaatgtaacacatttctatttttatttaagttattattttattcataaaaacatggctttgaataatttttttttgattacgTTATTTTCCACCGGTTGaaacgaaaataattttatttattgaacccgcagttaaacttattttacactgattttttttaatttaaataaaatattttatatcttcaacactctctgtattgaaaaaaattatttgtgcgttttaaaacatttcctataattttattaaatttagtttatgtgttttagttattattacaaatttaactatttttaagaaGTTGAGATAATctagacccgtattatgattttgttgatttaatcatttgttatttcaacttgattttattttaaagtttcatttaataaatgctttcaaataattaataacgtgaaagatttttggaaagttttggcgtaaatatttaagaaacgatttttttaaaaaatggtaagaactgaattattaaatactctttaatctaattgcaaaataatgactttttatTGGTTGCAAATACTGCAGGCGAAAAGGTTCATACAATATTGGTAATTAATTGGAAAAGTCAGGACCATATTCATAAGAAGTattatgctttaatagtatagatgttcatgcctaactgattttataaactgataaaagactgtttatttagtaaaataattatattaaatgaaaaattaagtgacaataaatgtaacatatttttattttttttatttaagttattattttattcataaaacatggctttgaataatgtttttgaTTACGTTATTTTCCACcgttgaaactaaaatattttttttactaaatcaaacatttaaccatatataaaacttagttatttacatttttgattttataattggcacaaaatctatattgattaactaataaataaaaatatgcactattattgttatggtaatataattaatgatgtgtaTTAACgctaaggtaatataattaataaaattattaagctaataaaatatggaaatacaattaatgtaatactactattcatgtttccaaacaactttCATTTAGAATACTatacttgtttccaaacatcttcaaaatgtacttcaactttaataatatagatatatataatttttcttctTTAGTCTTCTTTTTTACTTCAAATTTGTCTTCTTTAGTCAAACTAATAAAACAGTAAAAGAGAAATACTTTGTTAATTTATTGTGTTACATATATAACTGCAGATATGTAAATGGCTTAGATGAAGGTAAAGGAATGTATCTTCTATTCATAAAACCAGAGATCAAGACTCCTTCAGGTCTTATGGCTCGTCCTGTGTTGACTAGTTACTATAAAAGTCAACATTTCAGAAACAGACCATTCAACAAGTATAACGTCTATACTAGCCCTGACCAGACGATTCTCTGTCAAGACAGCAAGCAGAGCATGTACTGTCAGCTTCTTTGCGGTTTAGTCCAACGAGCTCATGTCCTAAGAGTTGGAGCCGTCTTTGCCTCTGCCTTTCTTCGAGCGGTCAAGTTCTTGGAAGATCATTACAAGGAGCTTTGCGCAGACATTAGAACCGGTACAGTAACTAACTGGATCACTGAACCAGCATGCAGAGACTCGGTTTTGTCGATCCTTCAAAGACCTAATCAAGAATTGGCTGATGAAATTGAGTCTGAGTGTGCTGAGAAGTCGTGGGAAGGAATCTTGAGGAGACTATGGCCTAAGGCCAAGTATGTTGAGGTGATTGTCACGGGTTCAATGGCTCAGTACATTCCAACACTCGAATTTTATAGCGGTGGTTTACCGTTGGTTTCAACCATGTATGCTTCCTCTGAGTGTTACTTTGGTATCAACCTTAACCCGTTGTGTGATCCTTCGGATGTTTCGTATACGCTTCTACCTAACATGGCCTACTTCGAGTTCTTGCCCGTCGATGACAAATCTCACGAAGAGATTCACTTTGCATCGCATTCTAACACCGACGATGATGATACCCTCAAGGAAGATCTTATTGTCGATCTTGTTAATGTTGAAGTTGACCGATACTACGAAATTGTCATTACTACGTTCACAGGTTAGTTAGTACATTGTTATACATGATCTGAGATGGgttataaagatttttaaattactaaagaatatatttttttgacaatttgGGGGCCATGAGATCTATTtataataacttaaaaaaattagtgGCACCTTAAAAATTTTTAGGTCTAATCTTAGAAACTTGTTGCACAAGTAACGTATTGGTTCTGTTTTCTTGATAGGTTTATACAGATACAGAGTAGGAGATATTCTAAAAGTGACAGGTTTCTACAACAAAGCACCTCAGTTCCGTTTTGTGCAGCGAAGAAACGTTGTATTAAGCATCGATACCGACAAAACTAGCGAGGAAGATCTACTAAACGCAGTGACACAAGCTAAACTCAACCATCTTCAAAAACCTTCAAGCCTCTTGCTCACGGAGTACACTAGCTATGCGGATACGTCCTCGATCCCAGGGCATTACGTGCTCTTCTGGGAGCTAAAGCCACGTCACAATAACGAGCCACCAGAGCTAGAGGACAAGACAATGGAGTTATGTTGCTCTGAGGTTGAGGATTGTTTGGATTACGTGTACAGGAGATGCAGGAACAAAGATAAATCGATAGGGCCATTGGAGATAAGGGTTGTAAGTTTGGGGACTTTTGATTTGTTGATGGATTTTTGTGTCTCACAAGGATCTTCCGTAAATCAGTACAAGACTCCAAGATGTGTTAAATCTGGAGGAGCCCTTGAGATTCTTGACTCCAGAGTTATTGGGAGGTTCTTCAGTCAAAGAGTTCCTCGGTGGGAACCACTTGGTTTAGATTCTTAGcttttttcaacttttttttttaatatacaacTAAAGTCttgattttaagattttaagTAAGATCTCGTTTATTAAGTTCCTAGTTGgtgtttatttaattaaacGCTGATGCTCTTTTGTCTCTTTTGTAACAAACTTTCTGCAAAGTCCTCTCATTTTATGAATGGTGTCTCTCTTTTCTAATGATTTATTATTTCCCCTCTCTTAAgtttcatttcttttatttttcaaagaaaaaaaaagtttcatttcttttatgatgttttaaataaaaatatggatattgatatgaaaaaatatattttacagtACTAAAGTCGTACCAAACCTTTACATAAAGTCTAATCTTTGGGAGGGAGAGGGGGGAGAGGGAAGAAGTCTCGTCTTTTTTTATTCATCAACCTTTCATAAATTAACGATTACAAGTCGGAAACATAGACATTAGGGCgtacaaaaaaacaaatgtgaTTGATGTAGTTGGTGCTATAAAAATGTTCGATGGTAAATGCAAAGATAGTTTGTTTAaattacaaagataacaaataaaaatgaaaaatctcaataatataaaagaaattgaCAATAGTTGTCATAGGAATTCAAATTACACTGAACATAAATGAAcaaaatcttttcttttgtcaaacgaacaaaatctaaaaaagaaagggaaatgaaatgaaatagcatttcaaaaaaaaactttcgtAATTCTCTTTTAACAACATTTtacttttgtcaaaaaaaagacattttacTTTTGTATTGATAACGATGAAAACTAAAATGAGGGAGATTGAAATAATTGGATAGAGAGGTGACGTATGGATGCACATGAAGATAGTGATGGCTTAATTTGCCAGCCAACTCACAGCCGCATCATTATTCATTGAGATCCACATTTCTTTCttacatcatatattttttgttcataatCTCAACTCTCTCGTCAACGGTTTCACCTTCTTTTCCCCTTTCTAAATCTTGAAAACAAGTTATATAAAGCATAGTGTTACAAAAAGAAAGTTATATAGAGCATTGTTGGTTGTACAGATAATAAGTTTTGAAGAAATAAAACCACAAAACgagttttgttaaaaaaaaacaactgattcaatataaattgatttattcAGAATAGTGGTTTTATATGTAAAACTTTCGGGCCAAATTTCTTTCATGTTGACATTAAAAATACTTGGATATGTTTTTAGCACAAAATAGGTTAAGTGTTATTAGTAAACCATGTGCTTCAATGTTCTAACAACAATAAAAGATGTGTGGTCTTATAAAATTCTTTATTCGAACAATTCACAACCAATAATTTGTTATtctcaaaatttaatatctcagcgaaataattaaatatgcaAACTATCTGactgagtttcaaaaaaaaaaaaatatctgactACTTGGTAGGACTCTACTAGTTTAACCCATTACATCAAATGGCTTATTCGTTGTTGCTACCGAACATATATATTCGTAGCATtagaaattagaaaaatacCATGTGATAGCAGTAAGCCAATAACATACTTTTTTGttccaaaataacatataaatgaaaatttcatatataatattaattaaaatttaaaataaataaattttgtatttaagtTTGAGTTTAATGATTGAAGTGTCGGATTTGGTATTTAGGAGATAAAAGTTGAATATGTGTTTAGGATATAATAtcattttaccttttaattaatgtttttactttttaattaatgCTATTTTGAGGATTTTCGTT
The Raphanus sativus cultivar WK10039 chromosome 1, ASM80110v3, whole genome shotgun sequence DNA segment above includes these coding regions:
- the LOC108853590 gene encoding indole-3-acetic acid-amido synthetase GH3.17, with translation MIPSYDPNDTEAGLKLLEDITTNADAIQEQVLHQILSQNSGTQYLQAFLDGESDKNQQSFKNKVPVVNYDDIKPFIQRIADGESSDIVSSQPITELLTSSGTSAGKPKLMPSTAEELERKTFFYSMLVPVMNKYVNGLDEGKGMYLLFIKPEIKTPSGLMARPVLTSYYKSQHFRNRPFNKYNVYTSPDQTILCQDSKQSMYCQLLCGLVQRAHVLRVGAVFASAFLRAVKFLEDHYKELCADIRTGTVTNWITEPACRDSVLSILQRPNQELADEIESECAEKSWEGILRRLWPKAKYVEVIVTGSMAQYIPTLEFYSGGLPLVSTMYASSECYFGINLNPLCDPSDVSYTLLPNMAYFEFLPVDDKSHEEIHFASHSNTDDDDTLKEDLIVDLVNVEVDRYYEIVITTFTGLYRYRVGDILKVTGFYNKAPQFRFVQRRNVVLSIDTDKTSEEDLLNAVTQAKLNHLQKPSSLLLTEYTSYADTSSIPGHYVLFWELKPRHNNEPPELEDKTMELCCSEVEDCLDYVYRRCRNKDKSIGPLEIRVVSLGTFDLLMDFCVSQGSSVNQYKTPRCVKSGGALEILDSRVIGRFFSQRVPRWEPLGLDS